The Nocardioides campestrisoli genome includes a window with the following:
- the folP gene encoding dihydropteroate synthase, which yields MLRLGSRTFPDDATLMMAIVNRTPDSFYDKGATWAEDAAFERVRLVADQGAEIVDIGGIKAAPGVEISEAEEKARVVDFVARVRESFPDLVISVDTWRASVGDAVCEAGADLLNDAWGGADPELVDVAAAHGVALVCTHTGGIRVRTRPHRIEYDDVVAAAIADTLAYAERALAAGVDAASLVIDPAHDFGKNTFHSLEITRRLEEMVATGWPVLVSLSNKDFVGESLDLPVGQRLVGTLAATSVCALAGARIYRVHEVVETRQTVDMVWTIAGRRPPARAIRGLA from the coding sequence ATGCTGCGCCTGGGCTCCCGCACCTTTCCCGACGACGCCACCTTGATGATGGCGATCGTCAACCGCACCCCGGACTCCTTCTACGACAAGGGCGCCACCTGGGCCGAGGACGCCGCCTTCGAGCGGGTGCGGCTGGTGGCCGACCAGGGCGCGGAGATCGTCGACATCGGCGGGATCAAGGCCGCGCCCGGAGTGGAGATCTCCGAGGCCGAGGAGAAGGCGCGGGTGGTCGACTTCGTTGCCCGGGTCCGTGAGTCGTTCCCCGACCTGGTGATCTCGGTCGACACCTGGCGTGCCTCGGTCGGCGACGCAGTCTGTGAGGCGGGCGCCGACCTGCTCAACGACGCCTGGGGCGGTGCTGACCCCGAGCTGGTCGACGTGGCCGCCGCGCACGGGGTCGCGCTGGTCTGCACCCACACCGGCGGGATCCGGGTCCGCACCCGCCCGCACCGGATCGAGTACGACGACGTGGTCGCCGCCGCGATCGCCGACACCCTCGCCTACGCCGAGCGGGCGCTGGCCGCCGGCGTCGACGCGGCGTCGCTGGTGATCGACCCGGCCCACGACTTCGGCAAGAACACCTTCCATTCCCTGGAGATCACCCGCCGCCTCGAGGAGATGGTCGCCACCGGCTGGCCGGTGCTGGTCTCGCTGTCCAACAAGGACTTCGTCGGCGAGAGCCTCGACCTCCCCGTGGGGCAGCGGCTGGTCGGCACCCTCGCCGCGACCTCCGTCTGCGCGCTGGCCGGAGCGCGGATCTACCGGGTGCACGAGGTGGTCGAGACCCGGCAGACCGTCGACATGGTGTGGACGATCGCGGGCCGCCGTCCGCCCGCGCGGGCGATCCGGGGGCTGGCATGA
- a CDS encoding class III extradiol ring-cleavage dioxygenase family protein, with the protein MRIVIAPPVPALLPAYASLNDPVADLRAACARAIAWLGPSVRVLADDSRALTIGESLLGRRSDFDGRDLLVMANGSARRSEKAPGHLDPRAAGYDDWLEQLLRLGDLGGLAALDIDEGEELLATGLRSLAVLAKQLDERGVTIGEVQVDHDAAPYGVQYWVVRWQCVP; encoded by the coding sequence ATGAGGATCGTGATCGCGCCGCCGGTGCCGGCGCTGCTGCCGGCGTACGCCTCGCTGAACGACCCGGTCGCCGACCTGCGGGCCGCCTGCGCCCGGGCGATCGCCTGGCTCGGGCCCTCGGTGCGGGTGCTCGCCGACGACTCCCGTGCCTTGACGATCGGGGAGTCGCTGCTCGGCCGTCGCTCGGACTTCGACGGCCGCGACCTGCTGGTGATGGCCAACGGGTCGGCCCGCCGGTCGGAGAAGGCGCCGGGCCACCTGGACCCGCGCGCCGCCGGGTACGACGACTGGCTCGAGCAGCTGCTCCGGCTCGGCGACCTCGGCGGCCTGGCCGCGCTCGACATCGACGAGGGCGAGGAGCTGCTGGCCACCGGCCTGCGCTCCCTGGCGGTGCTGGCCAAGCAGCTCGACGAGCGCGGGGTGACGATCGGGGAGGTGCAGGTCGACCACGACGCCGCGCCGTACGGGGTGCAGTACTGGGTGGTGAGGTGGCAGTGCGTGCCCTGA
- a CDS encoding dihydrofolate reductase family protein: protein MAVRALIGPEGSSRDLTDDDLARLYAAPRTPWLRVNMVSTLDGAATGSDGRSGGINDDADHRVFDTLRRLADCIVVGAGTARAEGYRPARAPLVLVSRSGEVPELLRGAEPGRVRLATTATSPGLAEARDVLGAEHVWVLGTETVDLVALRDRLAAQGWRELLSEGGPGLLRDLLAAGVVDELCLTTVPRLLAGTGPRITAGEPVDVRLEPTLLLEHEGTLLGRWRVR, encoded by the coding sequence GTGGCAGTGCGTGCCCTGATCGGCCCGGAGGGCTCGTCTCGGGACCTCACCGACGACGACCTCGCGCGGCTCTACGCCGCCCCGCGCACCCCGTGGCTGCGGGTCAACATGGTCTCCACCCTGGACGGCGCGGCGACCGGGAGCGACGGGCGCAGCGGCGGCATCAACGACGACGCCGACCACCGGGTCTTCGACACCCTGCGGCGGCTCGCGGACTGCATCGTCGTCGGCGCCGGGACGGCCCGGGCCGAGGGTTACCGGCCGGCGCGGGCGCCGCTGGTCCTGGTCAGCCGCTCCGGTGAGGTGCCCGAACTGCTCCGCGGGGCGGAGCCCGGCCGGGTGCGGCTGGCCACGACCGCCACCTCCCCGGGGCTGGCCGAGGCACGCGACGTGCTGGGCGCCGAGCACGTCTGGGTGCTGGGGACCGAGACGGTCGACCTGGTCGCGCTCCGCGACCGGTTGGCCGCGCAGGGGTGGCGCGAGCTGCTCTCCGAGGGCGGGCCGGGTCTGCTGCGCGACCTGCTCGCCGCCGGCGTGGTCGACGAGCTGTGCCTGACCACCGTGCCGCGGCTGCTCGCCGGGACCGGCCCGCGGATCACCGCGGGTGAGCCGGTCGACGTACGGCTCGAGCCCACGCTGCTGCTCGAGCACGAGGGGACGCTGCTCGGCCGCTGGCGCGTGCGCTGA
- a CDS encoding helical backbone metal receptor — translation MPPETDDAPDGLPSSDLPRDDLGTPVPVPARAARVVSLVPSLTEALASVDADALVGATDWCTHPADLAVTRVRGTKNPDTKAIAALAPDLVIANKEENRELDVRRLREAGVPVWVTDIETVPQAIESMERLFDVALGWPRPDWLAEARALWCGAPASPRARTATAIWRDPWMVVGRDTFTGDLLARAGLPGVFADHAERYPALPVEEIDGAGADLVLLPDEPYVFTAEDGPEAFDRTPTRLVEGRLITWYGPSLVEAHAVLTQIVTEGAAGEPGA, via the coding sequence GTGCCCCCGGAGACTGACGACGCGCCTGACGGGCTGCCCAGTAGCGACCTGCCCCGTGACGACCTGGGCACGCCCGTGCCGGTCCCTGCCCGGGCCGCCCGGGTGGTCAGCCTGGTGCCGTCGCTGACCGAGGCGCTGGCGAGCGTGGACGCGGACGCGCTGGTCGGGGCCACCGACTGGTGCACCCACCCGGCCGACCTGGCGGTCACCCGGGTCCGCGGCACGAAGAACCCCGACACCAAGGCGATCGCGGCGTTGGCCCCCGACCTGGTGATCGCCAACAAGGAGGAGAACCGCGAGCTCGACGTACGCCGTCTCCGGGAGGCCGGCGTCCCGGTCTGGGTGACCGACATCGAGACCGTGCCGCAGGCGATCGAGTCGATGGAGCGGCTCTTCGACGTCGCGCTCGGCTGGCCGCGCCCGGACTGGCTGGCCGAGGCCCGTGCCCTGTGGTGCGGCGCCCCCGCCTCGCCGCGTGCCCGTACGGCGACCGCGATCTGGCGCGACCCGTGGATGGTCGTCGGGCGCGACACCTTCACCGGCGACCTGCTGGCCCGCGCCGGGCTGCCCGGGGTCTTCGCCGACCACGCCGAGCGCTACCCCGCGCTGCCGGTCGAGGAGATCGACGGCGCCGGGGCCGACCTGGTGCTGCTGCCCGACGAGCCGTACGTGTTCACCGCCGAGGACGGTCCCGAGGCGTTCGACCGCACCCCGACGCGGTTGGTCGAGGGGCGCCTGATCACCTGGTACGGCCCCTCGCTGGTGGAGGCGCACGCCGTGCTCACGCAGATCGTGACCGAGGGTGCCGCCGGGGAGCCCGGGGCCTGA
- a CDS encoding helix-turn-helix transcriptional regulator: MDHWSAQGTDHGTDHGADHGADLWVEEFGHGLGPPTGVLVLRYPAGRGIPHFPEEREDHLHRVFWSPDGPLAVRRGAGLAYLPPERAFWARRGSTLEVSGCERQTVYVVCLRQAPAHLAAVPAGVVAIDAEAAAAVLALCRTELDHGPAMELKDQVLAGLRTPEPLEHTAAGNGLARQVAAALLSDPGDPTDLVGWAARLHTTAKTLQRDFLREYGVPWSTWRTRTRLQASLALLGRRPVGEVAHRVGYSSASAYVSAFRRAYGTTPGQRARSVGSGGGAPLGEGGSGAPGD, from the coding sequence GTGGACCACTGGTCCGCCCAGGGGACCGATCACGGGACCGATCACGGGGCCGATCACGGGGCCGATCTCTGGGTCGAGGAGTTCGGCCACGGCCTGGGCCCGCCGACCGGAGTGCTCGTGCTGCGCTACCCCGCAGGTCGGGGGATCCCGCACTTCCCCGAGGAGCGGGAGGACCACCTGCACCGGGTCTTCTGGTCGCCCGACGGCCCGCTGGCGGTGCGCCGCGGCGCCGGTCTCGCCTACCTGCCGCCCGAGCGGGCCTTCTGGGCCCGCCGCGGCTCCACCCTCGAGGTCAGCGGCTGCGAGCGCCAGACGGTGTACGTCGTCTGCCTGCGCCAGGCGCCCGCGCACCTGGCCGCCGTCCCGGCGGGAGTGGTCGCGATCGATGCGGAAGCCGCCGCCGCCGTGCTGGCCCTGTGCCGCACCGAGCTCGACCACGGACCCGCCATGGAGCTCAAGGACCAGGTGCTCGCCGGGCTTCGCACCCCCGAGCCGCTGGAGCACACCGCCGCCGGCAACGGGCTGGCCCGCCAGGTCGCGGCCGCCCTGCTCAGCGACCCCGGCGACCCCACCGACCTCGTCGGCTGGGCAGCCCGGCTGCACACCACCGCCAAGACCCTGCAGCGCGACTTCCTCCGTGAGTACGGCGTCCCGTGGTCGACGTGGCGGACCCGGACCCGGCTGCAGGCCTCGCTCGCCCTGCTCGGGCGGCGGCCGGTCGGCGAGGTGGCGCACCGGGTGGGCTACTCGAGCGCCTCGGCGTACGTCAGTGCCTTCCGCCGGGCCTACGGCACGACGCCGGGCCAACGGGCCCGGAGTGTCGGATCAGGCGGCGGCGCCCCGCTCGGGGAGGGTGGGTCGGGTGCCCCCGGAGACTGA
- a CDS encoding ABC transporter substrate-binding protein, whose amino-acid sequence MNAPALRRALTRTSTVAALTGLLALGLAACGDSEEESKGTESQTRTFEADNGEIEIPASPERVVATGYAVPVLIESGADLVGISQWSRGTALMDADDLATYEELEKVAGESAAETNYEAIAGLRPDLIVIGVPAPALVDVDMDRLEDIAPVVVLGPAAPDGWRELAERQADAAGATEGFEATKAAYEERAAELSEKYGEVLADLDFGHVGAYGDVSAGTFHREYAGSWGTNIAGDLGVQYYGEPSEPGEGAEAVTEYPSIEELPEKLGEADVITYTVGPDGKPDDAVQYVLDHKLWQNLPAVKADRAFGVRYTEAATFASAIKTLDSLDAALEPLLP is encoded by the coding sequence ATGAATGCCCCTGCACTCCGTCGCGCCCTGACGCGGACCTCGACCGTCGCCGCCCTCACCGGGCTCCTCGCCCTCGGGCTGGCCGCCTGCGGGGACTCCGAGGAGGAGAGCAAGGGCACGGAGTCGCAGACCCGCACCTTCGAGGCGGACAACGGCGAGATCGAGATCCCGGCCTCGCCCGAGCGCGTCGTCGCCACCGGCTACGCCGTGCCCGTCCTGATCGAGTCCGGCGCCGACCTGGTCGGCATCTCGCAGTGGTCCCGGGGGACCGCGCTGATGGACGCCGACGACCTCGCCACGTACGAGGAGCTGGAGAAGGTCGCGGGCGAGAGCGCCGCCGAGACCAACTACGAGGCGATCGCCGGGCTCCGCCCCGACCTGATCGTGATCGGCGTCCCCGCGCCCGCCCTGGTCGACGTCGACATGGACCGGCTCGAGGACATCGCCCCCGTGGTGGTCCTCGGCCCGGCCGCCCCGGACGGCTGGCGCGAGCTGGCCGAGCGGCAGGCCGACGCGGCCGGCGCCACCGAGGGCTTCGAGGCCACCAAGGCGGCGTACGAGGAGCGCGCGGCCGAGCTGTCGGAGAAGTACGGCGAGGTCCTCGCCGACCTCGACTTCGGCCACGTCGGCGCCTACGGCGACGTCTCCGCAGGCACCTTCCACCGCGAGTACGCCGGCTCCTGGGGCACCAACATCGCCGGCGACCTGGGCGTGCAGTACTACGGCGAGCCGAGCGAGCCCGGCGAGGGCGCCGAGGCGGTCACCGAGTACCCGTCGATCGAGGAGCTGCCGGAGAAGCTGGGCGAGGCGGACGTGATCACCTACACCGTGGGTCCGGACGGCAAGCCCGACGACGCCGTGCAGTACGTGCTCGACCACAAGCTGTGGCAGAACCTGCCCGCGGTCAAGGCCGACCGTGCCTTCGGGGTCCGCTACACCGAGGCCGCCACGTTCGCCTCCGCGATCAAGACGCTGGACTCGCTGGACGCCGCGCTCGAGCCGCTGCTCCCGTGA
- a CDS encoding siderophore-interacting protein yields MSRVEMERDRPAERVAAHHTTGTGVTRIGYPIGVRTVQVVRVAQVTPSMRRITLGGEGLRGFHSYQADDHVKLVFAMPDGTRNDPVANDEQTLDWPRPLPPTRKYTVRRWDAADLELDLDVVLHDGGLASDWARTAAPGDDVVVAGPPGAKAFAHTYDHYVLAVDTTALPAVARWLEEAPADVSADVLVDVDHAHERDYPLAVRDGLRVQWLDRSDGSRLAEAVASLALPPARTFLFAAGEAGDVKPLRSWARERVGADDALVTGYWKRGVAGLDD; encoded by the coding sequence GTGAGCCGCGTCGAGATGGAGCGGGACCGCCCCGCCGAGCGGGTCGCCGCCCACCACACCACCGGCACCGGGGTCACCCGGATCGGCTACCCGATCGGGGTCAGGACCGTGCAGGTCGTCCGGGTCGCCCAGGTGACGCCGTCGATGCGCCGGATCACCCTGGGCGGTGAGGGGCTGCGGGGCTTCCACAGCTACCAGGCCGACGACCACGTCAAGCTGGTCTTCGCGATGCCCGACGGCACCCGCAACGACCCGGTCGCCAACGACGAGCAGACCCTCGACTGGCCGCGCCCGCTCCCGCCGACCCGCAAGTACACGGTGCGGCGCTGGGACGCCGCCGACCTCGAGCTCGACCTCGACGTGGTGCTGCACGACGGCGGGCTCGCCTCCGACTGGGCCAGGACGGCCGCTCCCGGGGACGACGTCGTGGTGGCCGGGCCGCCCGGCGCGAAGGCGTTCGCCCACACCTACGACCACTACGTCCTCGCGGTCGACACCACGGCGCTGCCGGCCGTGGCCCGCTGGCTGGAGGAGGCGCCGGCCGACGTCTCGGCCGACGTGCTGGTCGACGTCGACCACGCGCACGAGCGCGACTACCCGCTGGCCGTCCGCGACGGCCTCCGGGTGCAGTGGCTGGACCGTAGCGACGGCTCCCGGCTCGCCGAGGCGGTCGCATCGCTCGCCCTGCCGCCGGCCCGGACCTTCCTCTTCGCCGCTGGCGAGGCGGGCGACGTGAAGCCGCTGCGGTCCTGGGCGCGCGAGCGGGTCGGCGCGGACGACGCCCTGGTCACCGGCTACTGGAAGCGCGGGGTCGCAGGGCTGGATGACTGA
- a CDS encoding FecCD family ABC transporter permease, with the protein MTELTRRLPALLGAVLLLAVLGALSLCVGARTVPLPEVLAAFTDYAGTDDHVVVRDVRLPRTLLALAVGAALAVAGALVQTLTRNPLAEPGILGVTAGASFAIVVAVALWRTDSQAAMLAAAFVGAAAATVLVYAVGGSSPLRLVLAGVALSAVLAGLTLGLRLAMPEVFDSYRFWSVGSLAGREQVSLGLPVLVIAAGLGGALLLTRSLAAVALGEHVAHTLGAHVVRTRVLTIVLVTVLAGAATAVAGPIAFVGLIVPHLARRAAGGAIGWLLGLSLLLGPALVLAADVLARVLLPTGEVPVAIVTAFLGGPVLIWVVRRYGAVAL; encoded by the coding sequence ATGACTGAGCTGACCCGCCGGCTGCCGGCGCTGCTCGGCGCCGTGCTGCTGCTCGCCGTCCTGGGCGCGCTGAGCCTGTGCGTCGGCGCCCGCACGGTGCCGCTGCCGGAGGTGCTGGCCGCGTTCACCGACTACGCAGGCACCGACGACCACGTGGTGGTGCGCGACGTCCGGCTGCCCCGGACGCTGCTCGCCCTGGCGGTCGGCGCCGCGCTGGCGGTGGCGGGCGCGCTGGTGCAGACGCTGACCCGGAACCCGCTCGCCGAGCCCGGGATCCTCGGCGTGACCGCGGGCGCCTCGTTCGCGATCGTCGTCGCCGTCGCCCTGTGGCGAACGGACTCCCAGGCCGCGATGCTGGCCGCCGCCTTCGTCGGCGCGGCCGCGGCCACCGTGCTGGTCTACGCCGTGGGCGGCTCCTCGCCGTTGCGGCTGGTGCTGGCCGGGGTGGCGCTCTCCGCGGTGCTCGCGGGGCTCACCCTGGGCCTGCGGCTGGCGATGCCGGAGGTCTTCGACAGCTACCGGTTCTGGTCGGTCGGCTCGCTGGCCGGCCGGGAGCAGGTCTCCCTGGGGCTGCCGGTGCTGGTGATCGCCGCCGGGCTCGGCGGGGCGTTGCTGCTGACCCGGTCGCTGGCCGCGGTGGCGCTCGGCGAGCACGTGGCGCACACGCTGGGGGCGCACGTGGTCCGGACCCGGGTGCTGACGATCGTCCTGGTCACGGTCCTGGCCGGCGCCGCCACCGCGGTGGCCGGCCCCATCGCCTTCGTCGGCCTGATCGTGCCGCACCTGGCGCGGCGGGCGGCCGGCGGCGCGATCGGCTGGCTCCTGGGGCTCTCCCTGCTGCTCGGGCCCGCGCTGGTGCTGGCCGCCGACGTGCTGGCCCGGGTGCTGCTGCCGACCGGGGAGGTGCCGGTGGCGATCGTGACGGCGTTCCTCGGCGGACCCGTGCTGATCTGGGTCGTCCGCCGGTACGGCGCGGTGGCGCTGTGA
- a CDS encoding FecCD family ABC transporter permease: protein MSTTGTTRSAAGSAAGSSVVGGIDAVTRRVRLGCLLLGLAALGVAFVALCQGATWTSPAQTLQGLLGRGDQSFVITQWRLPQVTAGLVFGAALGLAGAVFQNLTRNPLGSPDVIGLDAGAWTGALVVVALLGGTSAQLAGGAVLAGTATALVVYLLSLKEGFSGLRLVVIGIAVNAMLTAVNSWIVLRADLDVAIAATAWSAGSLNGTGWDEVTVPFAVVAGVALLLATQSRTMHQAALGDEVAVTTGVRLGTHRLTLVVLGVACTATVTAVAGPIVFVALAAPQIGRRVTGSAGVPLLPAALTGALLLVTADLLAQVLTRPVPLPVGVVTTALGGIYLIWLLVKEVRR from the coding sequence GTGAGCACCACTGGAACCACCCGGAGCGCCGCGGGGAGCGCCGCCGGGAGCAGCGTGGTCGGCGGGATCGACGCCGTCACCCGGCGCGTCCGGCTGGGCTGCCTCCTGCTGGGCCTGGCCGCGCTGGGGGTCGCGTTCGTGGCGCTGTGCCAGGGGGCGACCTGGACCAGTCCCGCGCAGACCCTCCAGGGGCTGCTCGGCCGCGGGGACCAGTCGTTCGTGATCACCCAGTGGCGGCTGCCGCAGGTGACCGCCGGGCTCGTCTTCGGCGCCGCCCTGGGGCTGGCCGGCGCCGTCTTCCAGAACCTCACCCGCAACCCGCTGGGCAGCCCGGACGTGATCGGTCTGGACGCCGGCGCCTGGACCGGCGCGCTGGTCGTCGTGGCGCTGCTCGGCGGCACCTCGGCCCAGCTGGCGGGCGGCGCGGTGCTGGCCGGCACGGCGACCGCCCTGGTGGTCTACCTGCTCTCGCTCAAGGAGGGGTTCAGCGGCTTGCGCCTGGTGGTGATCGGGATCGCGGTCAACGCGATGCTCACCGCGGTGAACTCGTGGATCGTGCTCCGCGCCGACCTGGACGTCGCGATCGCCGCCACCGCCTGGAGCGCCGGCTCGCTCAACGGGACGGGCTGGGACGAGGTGACGGTGCCGTTCGCCGTGGTCGCGGGAGTGGCGCTGCTGCTGGCCACCCAGAGCCGCACCATGCACCAGGCCGCCCTGGGCGACGAGGTGGCGGTGACCACCGGGGTGCGGCTCGGGACGCACCGGTTGACGCTGGTGGTGCTGGGCGTGGCCTGCACCGCGACCGTCACCGCGGTCGCCGGGCCCATCGTCTTCGTCGCCCTCGCCGCCCCGCAGATCGGCCGGCGGGTCACCGGCAGCGCCGGCGTCCCGCTGCTCCCCGCGGCCCTGACCGGGGCGCTGCTGCTGGTCACCGCCGACCTGCTCGCGCAGGTGCTGACCCGGCCCGTGCCGCTGCCGGTGGGCGTGGTCACCACCGCCCTCGGCGGCATCTACCTGATCTGGCTGCTCGTCAAGGAAGTGAGACGATGA
- a CDS encoding ABC transporter ATP-binding protein has translation MTRLQAHDLTLAYGERTVSTGLSLAVPDRAFTAIVGANACGKSTLLRSLVRLLEPRAGRVELDGTDVRRMRPRAVAREVGFLPQGLVAPEGIRVEALVRRGRYPHQSLLSAWTPEDQVAVETAMLAAGVDELAGRQVEELSGGQAQRVWIAMVLAQETPYLLLDEPTTFLDIAHQYELLALLARLRDEGRTVVAVLHDINQACRFADHVVAMKAGRVVAQGPPRDVVDAALIQEVFGLPCTVVPDPVAGTPMVVPH, from the coding sequence ATGACCCGTCTGCAGGCCCACGACCTCACCCTCGCCTACGGCGAGCGGACCGTCTCCACGGGGCTCTCGCTGGCCGTGCCGGACCGCGCGTTCACCGCCATCGTCGGCGCCAACGCCTGCGGCAAGTCGACGCTGCTGCGCTCGCTGGTGCGGCTGCTGGAGCCGCGGGCGGGCCGGGTCGAGCTCGACGGCACCGACGTACGCCGGATGCGGCCCCGTGCGGTGGCCCGCGAGGTCGGGTTCCTGCCGCAGGGGCTGGTCGCGCCCGAGGGGATCCGGGTCGAGGCGCTGGTCCGGCGCGGCCGCTACCCGCACCAGTCGCTGCTCTCCGCGTGGACGCCGGAGGACCAGGTCGCGGTGGAGACCGCGATGCTCGCCGCCGGGGTGGACGAGCTCGCCGGCCGGCAGGTCGAGGAGCTCTCCGGCGGCCAGGCCCAGCGGGTGTGGATCGCCATGGTGCTGGCCCAGGAGACGCCGTACCTGTTGCTCGACGAGCCGACCACGTTCCTCGACATCGCCCACCAGTACGAGCTGCTCGCCCTGCTGGCGCGGCTGCGCGACGAGGGGCGGACGGTGGTGGCGGTGCTGCACGACATCAACCAGGCCTGCCGGTTCGCCGACCACGTGGTGGCGATGAAGGCCGGGCGCGTGGTCGCCCAGGGGCCGCCCCGGGACGTGGTCGACGCCGCGCTGATCCAGGAGGTCTTCGGGCTGCCCTGCACCGTCGTGCCGGACCCGGTGGCCGGGACGCCGATGGTGGTCCCGCACTGA